One Turneriella parva DSM 21527 genomic region harbors:
- a CDS encoding RluA family pseudouridine synthase, whose protein sequence is MNKAATEQILHLELPAGVRLDKFLAAELGEGNQGLSRSQLQRLIEQGQITGISEKNLKSSFKAKRATAITITLPPEKPAEILPFAASIPVLYEDEYLAIVHKPAGMTVHPGAATGNDTLVHALVGQIKKLAPHAERPGIVHRLDRETEGLMVIAKTDKARAALAGLFADRQVHKTYQAIVWGSVELPEKIDGFIWRDRRNRKKMKFGYEAPEKGIRAREAQLVFLRQTRYKFGTELEINLITGRTHQIRATCAQLNAPIIGDAIYGDDAGRAKTYKVGREKRDDLSACGMLLVAKSIEFAHPFKRKKIKFAIELPARFAEARSLLK, encoded by the coding sequence TTGAATAAAGCCGCAACAGAACAGATTTTGCATCTCGAGCTGCCCGCTGGCGTGCGGCTTGATAAATTTCTCGCGGCCGAGCTGGGCGAGGGCAATCAGGGCCTTTCGCGCTCTCAGTTACAGCGCCTCATTGAACAGGGGCAAATTACGGGCATCAGCGAAAAGAATCTCAAATCGTCGTTTAAGGCAAAGCGCGCAACCGCGATTACGATTACTCTGCCGCCAGAGAAGCCGGCTGAGATTTTGCCGTTCGCGGCGTCGATTCCCGTGCTGTACGAAGATGAATATCTGGCGATTGTGCACAAACCCGCAGGCATGACCGTGCACCCGGGGGCGGCAACGGGTAACGACACTCTCGTGCACGCGCTCGTCGGCCAGATCAAGAAGCTGGCACCGCATGCCGAGCGGCCCGGCATCGTGCACCGCCTCGACCGGGAAACCGAAGGCCTCATGGTGATCGCCAAGACCGACAAGGCGCGCGCGGCGCTCGCCGGGCTATTTGCCGATCGACAGGTGCACAAGACCTATCAGGCAATTGTCTGGGGCAGCGTTGAACTGCCAGAAAAGATCGACGGATTTATCTGGCGAGACCGCCGAAACCGTAAGAAAATGAAGTTTGGCTACGAAGCGCCTGAAAAAGGTATAAGAGCGCGCGAGGCGCAGCTCGTATTTCTGCGGCAGACACGTTACAAATTCGGCACCGAGCTTGAGATCAACCTGATTACGGGCAGAACGCACCAGATCAGGGCAACCTGCGCGCAGCTCAATGCGCCGATTATCGGCGACGCAATCTATGGAGACGATGCGGGCCGGGCCAAGACGTATAAAGTCGGGCGCGAAAAGCGCGACGACCTGTCTGCCTGTGGTATGCTGCTGGTGGCGAAAAGTATCGAGTTTGCGCATCCGTTTAAGCGAAAGAAAATCAAATTCGCCATTGAGCTGCCTGCGCGTTTTGCAGAAGCCCGCTCGCTTCTCAAATAA
- a CDS encoding ABC transporter ATP-binding protein: protein MSASPAAPKVREKKPRVYLRILGYAARYKWRFILGALLSLFVSVFNALSLTALKPIFDVIETGGNKPFQLHYDRDEVEFAKSGPLKKDLQLLLTKHPVPDFYENERRYYKESVAKPADELRGKLKYFIAEKKTALNLFLLQYHALKVLVFVAFLVLPIYLLKLLCDLGTVYFMSSTGLRAVNNIRDDLYRKLLDLPMSFFVKEKTGVMMSRIINDANLLSDSASDYLRVSINNFFIIMTHLVLLSLISVKLLVITVIGVPLVLWPVNYYARKIKDITQREQTSLADLTGHMQEVIAGIRVIRAFGMEKFEHGQFSTINESLFRQIFRFRINNALSPALVEFTTSLLIIGLIVYGAARIIEGEFTSGSFFLFLFTLMVIISPIKQIASWYNMVQRATAAGERIFHLIDTPNDVTERPYAQPFSTLKRGITFKGVGFRYPNTDAQVLKNITFDVPVGSRVALVGHSGAGKSTLVDLIPRFYDVTEGTIQFDGVDLRDLRIAEMREAIGVVTQEVFLFNGTVRQNISYGRSDISDADVEKAAEMAYADIFINALPKKYDTPIGERGLMLSGGQRQRLSIARAILKNPQILILDEATSALDTESERLVQKALEKLMKNRTVFVIAHRLSTIYSADLILVVDKGRIVERGTHKELLRKKGHYKKLYDMQFTK, encoded by the coding sequence ATGTCTGCAAGCCCCGCTGCGCCAAAAGTACGTGAAAAAAAACCAAGGGTCTACCTGCGCATTCTGGGCTATGCGGCGCGTTACAAATGGCGCTTCATTCTCGGTGCTTTATTGTCGCTCTTCGTTTCGGTTTTTAACGCGCTTAGCCTCACCGCACTCAAGCCTATATTCGACGTGATAGAGACTGGCGGCAATAAACCGTTTCAGTTGCACTACGACCGCGATGAAGTAGAATTTGCGAAATCGGGGCCGCTTAAAAAAGACCTGCAGCTGCTTTTGACAAAGCACCCGGTTCCCGATTTCTACGAAAACGAGCGCCGCTATTATAAAGAATCGGTGGCGAAGCCTGCCGATGAGCTGCGGGGAAAGCTGAAGTATTTTATCGCTGAAAAAAAGACAGCACTCAACCTGTTTCTCTTGCAATACCATGCGCTCAAGGTTTTGGTTTTTGTTGCATTTCTGGTCTTACCGATCTACCTTCTGAAACTGCTCTGCGACCTGGGCACAGTCTACTTCATGAGTTCGACGGGCCTGCGCGCGGTCAATAATATACGCGACGATCTTTACCGTAAGCTGCTCGATTTACCCATGTCATTTTTTGTGAAAGAGAAAACCGGGGTGATGATGAGCCGAATCATCAACGATGCCAATCTGCTCTCCGATTCTGCATCCGACTACCTGCGGGTTTCGATCAACAACTTCTTCATAATCATGACCCACCTTGTGTTGCTGAGTCTTATCAGTGTAAAACTTTTGGTTATTACGGTTATCGGTGTACCTCTGGTACTTTGGCCGGTTAACTACTATGCCCGAAAAATAAAGGACATTACCCAGCGCGAACAGACAAGCCTTGCCGATCTCACCGGGCACATGCAAGAGGTTATTGCGGGCATTCGCGTCATTCGCGCATTTGGTATGGAGAAATTCGAACACGGGCAGTTCAGCACAATCAACGAGTCGCTGTTTCGGCAGATATTTCGCTTTCGCATCAACAACGCACTTTCGCCTGCGCTTGTCGAATTCACAACGAGCCTGTTGATTATTGGCCTCATCGTCTACGGCGCAGCGCGTATTATCGAAGGCGAATTTACATCTGGCAGCTTTTTTCTCTTTCTATTCACGCTGATGGTAATCATCAGCCCCATCAAACAGATCGCGTCGTGGTACAATATGGTGCAGCGGGCAACTGCTGCAGGCGAACGTATTTTCCATTTGATCGATACTCCGAATGATGTGACAGAACGACCGTATGCGCAGCCATTCAGTACGCTGAAACGCGGTATCACCTTTAAGGGAGTCGGCTTTCGTTATCCGAATACCGACGCGCAGGTTTTGAAGAACATCACGTTTGACGTGCCCGTCGGTTCGCGCGTTGCGTTGGTGGGTCATTCCGGTGCCGGCAAATCGACGCTGGTCGACCTGATTCCCCGCTTTTATGACGTCACTGAAGGGACGATTCAGTTCGACGGCGTTGATCTGCGGGACCTGCGCATCGCAGAGATGCGCGAGGCCATCGGTGTTGTAACGCAAGAGGTATTTCTTTTTAACGGCACGGTAAGGCAGAATATCTCATATGGTCGCAGTGATATTTCTGATGCAGACGTCGAAAAAGCTGCCGAGATGGCTTACGCCGATATTTTCATCAATGCCCTGCCCAAAAAGTACGACACGCCGATCGGCGAACGCGGGCTCATGCTATCGGGCGGGCAGAGGCAAAGGTTGTCGATTGCGCGTGCGATTCTAAAGAACCCGCAAATTCTCATTTTGGATGAAGCCACCAGTGCGCTCGACACAGAATCAGAACGTCTCGTACAAAAGGCACTAGAAAAACTGATGAAAAACCGCACGGTTTTCGTGATTGCGCACCGATTGTCGACGATATACAGCGCCGATCTGATTCTTGTTGTCGATAAAGGCCGCATCGTAGAGCGCGGCACGCACAAAGAACTTCTGCGTAAAAAGGGACACTACAAAAAACTCTACGATATGCAGTTCACGAAATGA
- a CDS encoding LptF/LptG family permease has translation MDQLDRYVFKAFIKTFLGTLVLLIGVAVIVKILDSIKNFPDNKQGAGLLIQYYVTITPTFVTYIVPPALMFAVAFTVAQFNRNFEITVMLAAGRSFRRILRPIIIFAAILTVAFFFFNEYVAYPASYKATDISYALRNRGADARLRKHDHSSNLTLRFGLRYYTIGYGAWYESALIGFHLLELGENGSIKQIIEAERAVAEGKESRRWRLYNVRLSRFDANGLYVSTDPFATLDVELQETMQAFQNFYVEMDSEERSIFDAYRLYSKRKEAGGEYSVFLTEFFWHAGYPLVCFFIVFIGGMIGGRLKRGNAATSIAVSMLFTLAYFFLMYFGSAFGESGSIPPFIAGNLANIVSGMGTAWVYFRLDY, from the coding sequence ATGGATCAACTCGACCGTTACGTATTCAAGGCTTTCATCAAGACCTTTCTCGGCACGCTCGTGTTGCTGATCGGGGTCGCCGTGATCGTTAAGATACTCGACTCTATCAAGAACTTTCCCGATAACAAGCAGGGTGCGGGTCTTCTGATTCAATATTATGTGACGATTACACCGACCTTTGTGACGTACATTGTGCCCCCTGCCCTGATGTTCGCCGTCGCATTTACTGTGGCGCAGTTCAACCGCAATTTTGAAATCACGGTAATGCTCGCGGCTGGGCGTTCGTTTCGCCGTATATTGAGGCCGATTATAATCTTTGCGGCGATTCTGACCGTCGCCTTTTTCTTTTTTAACGAATATGTGGCGTACCCCGCGTCTTACAAGGCGACCGATATTTCATACGCGCTGCGAAACCGCGGCGCCGACGCCCGCCTGCGCAAACATGACCACAGCAGCAACCTGACGCTGCGATTTGGGCTGCGCTATTATACCATCGGCTATGGCGCCTGGTACGAATCGGCGCTCATTGGTTTTCATCTGCTTGAGTTAGGCGAAAACGGCTCGATCAAACAGATCATCGAGGCCGAGCGCGCCGTGGCCGAGGGCAAAGAATCGCGCCGGTGGCGACTCTACAATGTACGGCTTTCACGCTTCGACGCCAACGGGCTTTACGTCAGCACCGACCCATTCGCGACACTCGACGTCGAATTGCAAGAGACCATGCAGGCTTTTCAGAATTTCTATGTCGAGATGGATTCAGAAGAGCGCTCGATATTTGACGCGTACCGCTTGTATTCAAAGCGAAAGGAGGCCGGGGGTGAATACAGCGTGTTTCTCACCGAGTTCTTCTGGCACGCGGGATATCCGCTCGTTTGCTTCTTTATTGTCTTCATCGGCGGCATGATCGGGGGCCGGCTGAAGCGCGGTAACGCTGCGACCAGCATCGCGGTTTCGATGCTGTTCACTCTGGCGTATTTCTTTCTGATGTATTTCGGGTCGGCTTTTGGCGAAAGCGGGTCGATACCGCCCTTTATCGCGGGCAATCTCGCCAACATCGTTTCAGGTATGGGCACCGCCTGGGTCTACTTTCGCCTCGATTACTGA
- a CDS encoding chemotaxis protein CheX: MKEAELKTFVEGVMRYFSTITSSGAKVGVPYVKSAEHAVEDITGIIGMTGQRKGGIFISCPREMLAEIVTEYSGAASPSLAVIKDMAGEMANTVAGNASLAFGSEFQISVPVVLVGRPEQLDLPTRVPTFIIPIEWKQYKAYLAVGVE; this comes from the coding sequence ATGAAAGAAGCAGAACTCAAAACTTTTGTCGAAGGCGTGATGCGCTATTTTTCGACCATCACCTCTTCGGGCGCCAAGGTGGGAGTCCCCTACGTGAAGTCGGCCGAGCACGCCGTTGAAGACATTACGGGAATTATCGGCATGACCGGCCAGCGTAAAGGTGGCATTTTTATTTCATGCCCGCGCGAGATGCTCGCCGAAATAGTCACGGAATATTCAGGTGCAGCTTCGCCGTCGCTTGCTGTCATCAAAGATATGGCGGGTGAGATGGCGAACACCGTCGCGGGTAACGCTTCGCTCGCGTTCGGGTCAGAATTTCAGATTTCGGTGCCTGTCGTGCTCGTAGGGCGACCAGAGCAGCTTGATCTGCCAACGCGAGTACCCACGTTTATTATCCCCATCGAATGGAAACAATACAAGGCGTATCTGGCAGTTGGCGTTGAATAA
- a CDS encoding phosphoribosyl-AMP cyclohydrolase, whose protein sequence is MDIRRKDFYSTQALAAEVAMATLHEIEESTSDFLDFDKLAKIAQGAEPVLPVAVQDAESREMLLIAYVNREALRLSLAEKRAIFYSTSRREIWRKGETSGDMLELIEVRVNCEQNSLLFLVRRTNAGVCHTKDATGKTRHSCYYRKMTPQGLLEMLA, encoded by the coding sequence ATGGATATCAGACGTAAAGATTTTTACAGCACGCAGGCGCTTGCGGCAGAGGTAGCTATGGCCACTCTGCACGAGATAGAAGAATCGACATCAGATTTTCTCGACTTTGACAAGCTCGCGAAAATCGCGCAGGGGGCAGAACCCGTGCTGCCTGTCGCCGTGCAAGATGCAGAGAGCCGGGAAATGCTGCTGATTGCTTATGTGAACCGGGAAGCGCTGCGCCTTTCGCTGGCAGAGAAGCGCGCAATTTTTTATTCTACTTCGCGGCGTGAAATCTGGCGCAAGGGTGAAACCAGCGGTGACATGCTTGAACTCATCGAAGTGAGGGTCAACTGCGAACAAAACAGTCTGCTCTTTCTCGTGCGCCGCACGAACGCGGGTGTTTGCCACACGAAAGACGCGACGGGCAAAACCCGGCACTCGTGTTATTACCGCAAAATGACGCCGCAGGGGTTGCTCGAGATGTTGGCCTGA
- a CDS encoding low molecular weight protein-tyrosine-phosphatase → MQSVLFVCLGNICRSPLAQGLFEHKIESAGLAPHFDADSAGTSGWHEGEPPHSGSIAVARKYGISIEKQRSRPVHAKDGEIFDFIIAMDASNRDSLLHEFRFPKEKIHLMRDFSLAPNAKKGLAVPDPWGKTGEAFETVYAILDEAIGGFIAFLREQRKG, encoded by the coding sequence ATGCAGAGCGTTCTTTTCGTCTGCCTGGGAAACATCTGCCGCTCGCCTCTGGCGCAGGGGCTATTCGAACACAAGATTGAAAGCGCCGGGCTTGCGCCCCATTTTGATGCCGATTCGGCAGGCACCTCGGGCTGGCACGAAGGTGAACCGCCGCACAGCGGTTCGATTGCGGTTGCGCGCAAGTATGGCATCTCCATTGAAAAGCAGCGCAGCCGGCCCGTGCATGCAAAAGACGGCGAAATCTTTGACTTCATCATTGCAATGGACGCCTCAAACCGCGATTCACTGCTGCATGAATTCCGTTTTCCAAAAGAGAAAATTCATCTGATGCGCGATTTCAGCCTCGCGCCGAACGCAAAAAAGGGACTCGCGGTGCCAGACCCCTGGGGCAAGACCGGCGAAGCGTTTGAAACCGTCTATGCGATTCTCGACGAAGCTATAGGCGGATTTATAGCTTTTCTGCGTGAGCAGCGCAAAGGCTGA
- a CDS encoding 2-oxoglutarate dehydrogenase E1 component: protein MKSASSALSADQAYFLEELYDQYQKQPQNIAPEWRDLFQGLESGTRTKNDELIANSGIDVSLLKEMGVQNLLNSYRSRGHLAANLDPLGIRKRDRATIEDRLNNLTRDDLEAEYDTEVPGLGVARLREVIEHFEKVYCGSIGIEHYYLDNVQQRSWLQYKMEVLSNNPLVTKAEQLRIFEKLFQADYFEKFLGKKFVGKKRFSLEGGDALIPMLDAAVEMAGQMSMNGIVLGMAHRGRLNVLENIMEKPAQFIFAEFKEKADVNTYDNADVKYHLGYSSERVTASGKKVHLTLMFNPSHLEAVNPVCMGSVRARQTLNNDDAREKYMGILIHGDAAFIGQGVVPETLNLMSVPGYSTGGTLHIVINNQIGFTTLPEESRSTDYATDLAKGFQVPIFHVNGDDPEACHRVLTLAMEFKQRYKKDVVIDLICYRRHGHNETDEPAFTQPTMYDIIRKHPTPVEIYEKRLLAEGHDAKELERIKSSVAEALERSFVETEEKNVTINVDSMKGLWSGFAKTGTVEPDTTMTAAELKLVSTAITTVPAGFNPHKKLLALLENRAKMAKGELPLDWGMGEALAFGTLLSRGIGIRLSGQDAERGTFAHRNAVLLETNTAAKYTPLNHISDGQGKIEILNSPLSEYSVLGFEYGYSLSSPASLTIWEAQFGDFANGAQIIIDQFLSSGEVKWNRMSGLVMLLPHGYEGQGPEHSSARLERFLQLCAKENMIVCNLTNPAQIFHVLMRQALRKQKKPLVILTPKSLLRHPEAISSLADLQKGSFQEVIADTTVKAAGVKRVLLCSGKVYYDLLKERETRGLKDVAIVRLEQLYPFKYEKVGSIIDTYPNAKDLIWVQEEPKNMGAWFYIKDRFDERLSNGKYQNMIRCVARKTSPSPAAGLLKVHEREQKELIDRSLVG, encoded by the coding sequence ATGAAATCCGCATCGAGCGCGCTCTCGGCCGACCAGGCATACTTTCTCGAAGAACTCTACGACCAATACCAAAAACAACCGCAGAACATCGCCCCTGAATGGCGCGACCTTTTTCAGGGTCTGGAATCTGGCACACGCACCAAAAATGACGAGCTGATCGCGAACTCAGGTATCGACGTCTCGCTGCTCAAAGAGATGGGAGTGCAAAACCTTCTGAACTCTTACCGTAGCCGGGGGCACCTCGCCGCAAATCTGGATCCCCTCGGCATACGCAAGCGCGACCGGGCCACGATCGAAGATCGCCTCAATAACCTCACCCGCGACGACCTCGAAGCCGAGTACGACACCGAAGTGCCCGGGCTCGGTGTAGCCCGCCTGCGCGAGGTCATCGAACACTTCGAAAAGGTCTACTGCGGCAGCATTGGCATCGAACACTATTACCTCGATAACGTGCAACAGCGCAGCTGGCTGCAGTACAAGATGGAAGTCCTGAGCAATAACCCTCTGGTTACGAAAGCAGAGCAGCTTCGCATCTTCGAAAAACTCTTTCAGGCCGATTATTTCGAAAAATTTCTCGGCAAAAAATTTGTGGGTAAAAAGAGATTCTCCCTCGAGGGCGGCGACGCATTGATTCCCATGCTCGATGCAGCCGTTGAAATGGCGGGCCAGATGTCGATGAACGGCATCGTGCTGGGCATGGCACACCGCGGGCGCCTCAACGTGCTCGAAAACATCATGGAAAAGCCGGCGCAGTTTATCTTCGCCGAATTCAAAGAAAAAGCCGACGTCAATACGTACGACAACGCCGACGTCAAATACCATCTCGGTTATTCTTCTGAGCGCGTGACCGCCTCGGGCAAAAAAGTGCACCTGACGCTCATGTTCAACCCGAGCCATCTCGAAGCGGTAAACCCGGTCTGCATGGGCTCGGTGCGCGCCCGGCAGACCCTCAACAACGACGATGCGCGCGAAAAATACATGGGTATTCTGATTCACGGCGACGCGGCCTTTATCGGCCAGGGTGTTGTGCCCGAAACGCTGAACCTCATGTCAGTGCCGGGCTATTCGACGGGCGGCACGCTGCACATCGTGATCAATAACCAGATCGGCTTCACGACGCTGCCAGAAGAATCGCGCTCGACAGATTATGCCACCGATCTCGCGAAAGGTTTTCAGGTACCGATTTTCCACGTCAACGGCGACGACCCCGAAGCCTGCCACCGCGTTCTGACGCTCGCAATGGAATTTAAGCAGCGCTATAAAAAAGATGTGGTTATAGACCTCATCTGTTACCGCCGCCACGGCCATAACGAAACGGACGAACCGGCTTTCACGCAGCCGACGATGTACGACATCATTCGCAAACACCCCACACCGGTTGAAATTTATGAGAAGCGCCTGCTCGCCGAAGGCCACGATGCGAAAGAGCTCGAAAGAATTAAGAGTTCGGTCGCCGAAGCGCTCGAACGCAGCTTTGTCGAAACTGAAGAGAAGAACGTTACGATCAACGTCGATTCCATGAAGGGCCTGTGGTCAGGTTTTGCAAAGACAGGCACGGTAGAGCCCGACACGACAATGACCGCAGCGGAGCTGAAGTTGGTTTCAACTGCAATCACCACCGTGCCCGCAGGCTTTAATCCGCATAAGAAGCTGCTCGCGCTGCTCGAGAACCGCGCCAAAATGGCCAAGGGTGAATTGCCACTGGACTGGGGCATGGGTGAAGCGCTGGCCTTCGGCACGTTGCTCAGCCGAGGTATTGGTATTCGCCTCAGCGGGCAAGATGCAGAACGCGGCACGTTTGCGCACCGCAACGCGGTGCTGCTTGAGACGAATACCGCGGCAAAATACACGCCGCTCAACCACATCAGCGACGGTCAGGGCAAAATAGAGATCCTCAATTCGCCGCTTTCTGAATATTCGGTGCTCGGCTTCGAGTACGGCTATTCTCTATCATCGCCCGCGAGCCTCACAATCTGGGAGGCGCAGTTTGGCGATTTTGCGAACGGCGCGCAGATTATCATCGACCAGTTTCTTTCGAGCGGCGAAGTGAAATGGAACCGCATGAGCGGTTTGGTAATGCTGTTGCCGCATGGCTACGAAGGCCAGGGCCCAGAGCACTCGAGTGCGAGGCTCGAACGTTTTCTGCAACTCTGCGCAAAAGAGAACATGATTGTCTGCAACCTGACGAATCCGGCGCAGATTTTTCACGTGCTGATGCGGCAGGCTCTGCGTAAACAGAAGAAACCGCTGGTGATTCTGACGCCGAAAAGTCTGCTACGCCACCCAGAAGCTATCAGCTCACTGGCTGATCTGCAAAAGGGTAGCTTTCAAGAAGTGATCGCCGACACGACGGTCAAGGCCGCGGGCGTCAAGCGCGTCTTGCTTTGCAGCGGCAAAGTCTATTACGATCTGCTGAAAGAGCGAGAAACGCGCGGGCTCAAAGACGTGGCGATCGTACGGCTCGAACAGCTCTATCCTTTTAAGTACGAAAAAGTGGGATCTATAATCGACACGTATCCAAACGCCAAAGACCTTATTTGGGTGCAAGAAGAACCCAAGAACATGGGCGCCTGGTTTTACATCAAAGACCGCTTTGACGAACGTCTTTCGAACGGCAAATATCAGAACATGATTCGCTGCGTTGCCCGCAAGACATCGCCGAGCCCCGCGGCGGGCCTCTTGAAGGTACACGAGCGCGAACAGAAAGAGCTTATCGACCGGTCGCTTGTGGGCTAA
- a CDS encoding FAD-dependent thymidylate synthase: protein MSDHWLDRLKTEFAAQIASSPVKVSLIAYTENPFDIAAASARTCYSSKGLLLPQDMQKTEKSRELRKKVARATLKSGHHTTRQHAHFVFGLENVSRQLIWQVLHAHPYYNSEQVSQRYVPIKNDRTWYSVPHALKDDPRVHALHERAFATYTTLVETLKPVVEEIYFSIHRLKARNKEAWADAIRKRCMEVARYIMPVSTVAYMYHSVSALTLMRYARMLRWSNHEEFVVLGIGLFELVRQVDADLFEEFPEPLPAPQRSYDTAAAAKANAQFDAALAGKSAKLVSASVGALTNPHGLPLMGASATAALDTAENTLLGDVFYPGTLDERTRLLNHAHFTFMKKLSHTADSQEQRHRTLPGTRPHLAEQVSLENDYVVPALIRESAVATGIYESYLAQNFDLVRDLWKNEALSREDVVYLLPNAFPVRFLESGDFYNFYHKWKSRLCYNAQEEIFYSAHAEVAEVKQNYPEIGKHIGPPCVVREHLKPRCPEGDHFCGIKVWQIPFADYARVI from the coding sequence ATGTCTGACCACTGGCTCGACCGCCTCAAGACAGAATTTGCGGCACAAATAGCTTCTTCTCCTGTCAAGGTGAGCCTGATCGCTTACACCGAAAATCCATTTGATATCGCAGCGGCTTCAGCGCGCACATGTTACAGCTCAAAAGGTTTGCTTTTGCCGCAAGACATGCAGAAGACTGAAAAATCGCGCGAACTCAGAAAAAAGGTCGCGCGCGCGACTCTCAAATCGGGCCACCACACCACGAGGCAGCACGCGCACTTTGTCTTCGGACTCGAAAACGTCAGCCGCCAGCTCATCTGGCAGGTGCTGCACGCACACCCCTATTACAACTCTGAGCAGGTTTCTCAGCGTTACGTACCCATCAAGAACGATCGCACCTGGTACAGTGTACCCCACGCACTCAAAGACGACCCCCGAGTGCACGCCCTGCACGAAAGGGCGTTTGCGACGTATACGACACTTGTCGAAACCTTAAAACCCGTCGTAGAAGAAATTTACTTTTCCATTCACCGGCTCAAGGCCCGCAACAAAGAGGCCTGGGCAGATGCCATTCGCAAACGCTGCATGGAAGTCGCGCGCTACATCATGCCGGTATCGACCGTGGCTTACATGTACCACAGTGTCAGCGCGCTGACACTGATGCGATATGCCCGTATGCTGCGCTGGTCGAACCATGAAGAATTCGTCGTTCTGGGCATAGGCCTATTTGAGCTTGTACGCCAGGTGGATGCAGACCTGTTCGAAGAGTTTCCCGAACCTTTGCCGGCTCCGCAGCGAAGTTACGATACAGCAGCTGCCGCAAAAGCGAATGCCCAGTTTGACGCAGCGCTCGCCGGCAAATCGGCCAAACTGGTCTCTGCGTCGGTGGGTGCGCTCACAAACCCGCACGGCCTGCCATTAATGGGGGCCAGCGCAACGGCAGCGCTCGACACCGCAGAAAATACGCTGCTGGGTGACGTGTTTTATCCAGGCACGCTCGACGAGCGCACGCGGCTACTCAACCACGCGCACTTCACGTTCATGAAGAAGCTCTCGCACACTGCTGACTCGCAAGAACAGCGCCACCGCACTTTGCCAGGCACACGCCCTCACCTCGCCGAACAGGTGTCGCTCGAAAATGATTACGTTGTGCCTGCGCTGATACGCGAGTCGGCCGTGGCAACGGGCATCTATGAATCTTACCTCGCGCAAAATTTCGATCTTGTCCGCGACCTGTGGAAAAACGAAGCCCTCAGCCGTGAAGACGTGGTCTATCTGTTGCCGAATGCATTTCCTGTGCGCTTTCTGGAGTCAGGCGATTTCTATAATTTCTACCACAAGTGGAAGTCGCGGCTCTGCTATAACGCGCAAGAAGAGATATTTTATTCTGCCCATGCCGAAGTTGCTGAAGTAAAGCAGAACTACCCCGAAATCGGCAAGCACATCGGGCCGCCCTGTGTCGTGCGCGAACATTTAAAGCCACGCTGCCCCGAAGGCGACCATTTCTGCGGCATTAAGGTGTGGCAAATTCCGTTTGCTGACTACGCCCGCGTTATTTGA